One Oryza glaberrima chromosome 11, OglaRS2, whole genome shotgun sequence genomic region harbors:
- the LOC127755360 gene encoding uncharacterized protein LOC127755360 — protein sequence MPSLGAAMDGGGGGEAGVTTAAAKATSTATLLSLLRAKSERSAEAEEKVEWVRSQLVGAGAEFDTPFGRRPLVYADHTASGRGLRYVEDYVLHHVLPFYGNTHTEDSYVGSRTTRMARKAASYIKRCVGAGGAAGGDVALLFCGSGATAAVKRLQEAMGVAAPPGPLRERAAALLRPEERWVVFVGPYEHHSNLLSWRRSLADVVEVGAGDDGFLDLAALRRALRAPEHADRPMLGSFSACSNVTGVLTDTRAVARLLHQHGAFACFDFAASGPYVEIDIRPGEVDGYDAVFLSPHKFVGGPGTPGILLMSRSLYRLSSQPPTTCGGGTVAYVNGASERDTVYLAGVEEREDAGTPPIVGKVRAALAFWVKARVGRGGAVALRERAHADAAMAWLLGNPNVEVLGNVAAPRLPIFSFLVFPGDGDDRRLPLHGRFVAKLLNDLFGVQARGGCACAGPYGHALLGVGDELSLRIRAAIVRGYHGVKPGWTRVSFAYYLSGDELRYVLAAIDFVAAHGHRFLPLYAFDWATGDWSFRRAALKRQLMARELLHCHLGSSSATSSDSDGGEFQTARKTTAAGKVGGDVSADKFEGYLERARRIARSLPDTWQATVTVPEGIDPDIVLFRV from the exons ATGCCATCGCTTGGAGCAgccatggacggcggcggcggcggcgaggccggcgtgaccaccgccgccgccaaggccacgtcgacggcgacgctgCTGAGCCTGCTCCGAGCCAAGTCGGAGCggagcgcggaggcggaggagaaggtGGAGTGGGTCAGGTCccagctcgtcggcgccggcgccgagttCGACACGCCGTTCGGCCGCCGCCCCCTCGTCTACGCCGACCACACCGCCTCCGGCCGCGGCCTCCGCTACGTCGAGGACTACGTCCTCCACCATGTCCTCCCCTTCTACG GGAACACGCACACGGAGGACAGCTACGTGGGGAGCAggacgacgaggatggcgaggaaggcggcgagctACATCAAGCGGTGCGTgggggccggcggcgccgcgggcggcgacgtcgcGCTGCTGTTCTGCGGGtcgggggcgacggcggcggtgaagcggctgCAGGAGGCGAtgggcgtggcggcgccgccggggccgctgcgggagcgcgcggcggcgctgctccggccCGAGGAGCGGTGGGTGGTGTTCGTGGGTCCGTACGAGCACCACTCCAACCTGCTGTCGTGGCGGCGGAgcctcgccgacgtcgtcgaggtcggcgccggcgacgacgggttcctcgacctcgccgcgctccgccgcgcgctgcgCGCCCCCGAGCACGCCGACCGCCCCATGCTGGGGTCCTTCTCCGCCTGCAGCAACGTCACCGGCGTGCTCACCGAcacccgcgccgtcgcccgcctcctccaccagcaCGGCGCCTTCGCCTGCTTCGACTTCGCCGCCAG TGGGCCCTACGTGGAGATCGACATTAGGCCCGGGGAGGTGGACGGCTACGACGCCGTGTTCCTGAGCCCGCACAAGTTCGTCGGCGGGCCGGGCACGCCGGGGATCCTCCTGATGAGCCGCTCGCTGTACCGGCTGTCGTCGCAGCCGCCGacgacgtgcggcggcggcaccgtcgCCTACGTGAACGGCGCCAGCGAGCGCGACACGGTGTACCTTGCCGGCGTCGAGGAGCGGGAGGACGCCGGCACGCCGCCCATCGTCGGCAAGGTCCGCGCCGCGCTCGCGTTCTGGGTCAAGGCGcgcgtcggccgcggcggcgccgtcgcgctCCGGGAGCGcgcccacgccgacgccgccatggcGTGGCTGCTGGGCAACCCCAACGTGGAGGTGCTCGGCAACGTCGCCGCCCCGCGCCTCCCCATCTTCTCCTTCCTCGTCttccccggcgacggcgacgaccggcggctTCCGCTGCACGGGCGGTTCGTGGCGAAGCTACTGAACGACCTGTTCGGCGTGCAGGCGAGGGGCGGGTGCGCGTGCGCGGGGCCGTACGGGCACGCGctgctcggcgtcggcgacgagctctCGCTCCGCATCCGCGCCGCCATCGTCAGGGGGTACCACGGCGTGAAGCCGGGGTGGACGAGGGTGAGCTTCGCCTACTACCtctccggcgacgagctccgctacgtcctcgccgccatcgactTCGTCGCGGCGCACGGCCACCGCTTCCTCCCGCTCTACGCCTTCGACTGGGCCACCGGCGACTGGTccttccgccgcgccgcgctcaaGCGCCAGCTCATGGCGCGCGAGCTGCTCCACTGCCACCTCGGCAGCAGCTCCGCCACCAGCAGCgactccgacggcggcgagttccagacggcgaggaagacgacggcggcgggcaagGTTGGCGGTGACGTCAGCGCCGACAAGTTCGAGGGCTACTTGGAGAGAGCGAGGAGGATCGCGCGGTCGCTGCCGGACACGTGGCAGGCGACTGTCACTGTGCCAGAGGGAATTGACCCTGACATTGTTCTTTTTCGAGTGTGa
- the LOC127754169 gene encoding phosphatidylinositol 4-kinase beta 1-like: MVRLLGLRSLSFGPEESPREITVAGGGGGDAAAHPVGSSGWLVRFFDSAFFCEWIAVSYLYKHDHQGVRDYLCNRMYTLPLPGLEAYLFQVCYMMVHKPSPSLDRFVIDTCSKSLRIALKVHWLLAAELELEDTDDLDGIDRVQEQCQAAATVQGEWPPLVRPAPPSPIASPRGNPMLSRIRSSKQRLLSLASSPSLGLSPPAGASNAAAAEDVGGSGVKQPATPSSEDNKLLKRLSIGPKVRDAASFFRRSVEKDDEQDKEGFFKRLLRDSKDKEEEDGDKEGFFKRLLSKEKENEEEEGDRDGFFRRLLRDSKDEDMELTPSSEGLLKRLFRDKEDRQGDDEEKEGFFRRIFKDKNEERRESLHGRHGDEERVGKSLEDDDKEGFFRKIFKDKNEERKDGGHSKQQDDKEKTAGNIEDDKRDGFFRQLFKEKNEEKKEGTTPNKKEEDDKGHRTMDDENFFRRLFKDKNEEKKGAAHDRNDDDKCEEGDKENFFRKLFKDKHEERRSDGLDKHDDDGKGTSGIDDEENSEFLSFRRLFRVHPEDAKSGHIESSQPNGISEGSPGSESFFKRLFRDRDRSLEDSELFGSKLLKEKNSVPTGNGDKQSGKPPLPNNAIAELRKGCYYASLELVQSLCDTSYGLVDIFPMEDRKIALRESLTEINSQIASTEKNGGVCFPMGKGIYRVVHIPEDEAVLLNSREKAPYLICVEVLKAEAPSHSKGSSDVNKLSKGGIPLANGDVQLPKPPPWAYPLWSRHETQNYETDRMLKSTSQVIDQAMAQLWEAKVKFVNVSFSVEKLGRSRSVAISDSGHRSRQSTADSNEPSGDSQPIADQPIEWVKVTLSAVPGVNMDDVDDNEPTRKKDHRRVPSTIAIEEVKAAALKGEAPPGLPLKGVGQNAQNIDSKATDGGDPKPTDALAGELWAVKRERIRRSSVHGKLPGWDLRSVIVKSGDDCRQEHLAVQLVAHLYDIYQEAGLPLWLRPYEVIVTSAYTALIETIPDTASIHSIKSRFPDITSLRDYYVAKYEENSPNFKLAQRNFVESMAGYSILCYLLQVKDRHNGNLLIDEEGHIIHIDFGFMLSNSPGGVNFESAPFKLTRELLEVMDSDAEGTPSEFFDYFKVLCIQGFLTCRKHAERIILLVEMLQDSGFPCFKGGPRTIQNLRKRFHLSLTEEQCVSLVLSLISSSMDAWRTRQYDYYQRVLNGIL; this comes from the exons ATGGTGCGGCTTCTCGGGCTGCGGAGCCTGAGCTTCGGGCCGGAGGAGTCGCCGCGGGAGATCACGGtggcggggggcggcggcggcgacgcggcggcgcaccCCGTGGGGAGCAGCGGCTGGCTCGTCCGCTTCTTCGACTCCGCCTTCTTCTGCGAGTGGATCGCCGTCAGCTACCTCTACAAGCATGACCACCAGGGGGTGCGCGACTACCTCTGCAACCGCATGTACACGCTGCCGCTGCCGGGGCTCGAGGCCTACCTCTTCCAGGTCTGCTACATGATGGTGCACAAGCCCAGCCCGTCGCTCGACCGCTTCGTGATCGACACCTGCTCCAAGTCGCTGCGCATCGCCCTCAAGGTGCACTGGCTGCTAgccgccgagctcgagctcgaggacACCGACGATTTGGATGGGATCGACAGGGTGCAGGAGCAGTGCCAGGCTGCGGCGACCGTTCAGGGAGAGTGGCCACCCCTCGTCcggcctgcgccgccgtcgccaattGCCAGCCCACGCGGGAACCCCATGCTTAGCAGGATACGCTCATCGAAGCAGCGCCTTCTGTCCCTTGCATCATCACCCTCACTCGGCTTGAGTCCCCCCGCAGGTGCGAGCAATGCAGCTGCTGCAGAGGATGTTGGGGGCAGTGGAGTGAAGCAGCCAGCGACACCCTCGTCAGAGGATAACAAGCTACTCAAGAGACTAAGCATTGGACCTAAGGTGCGTGATGCAGCATCGTTCTTTAGGCGATCCGTGGAGAAGGATGATGAGCAGGACAAGGAAGGGTTCTTTAAAAGGCTGCTTAGAGACAGCAAGgacaaggaggaagaggatggtgATAAGGAAGGATTTTTCAAGAGGCTGCTTAGTAAGGAGAAAGAgaacgaggaggaagaaggagatagAGATGGTTTCTTCCGCAGGTTGCTTAGGGACAGCAAGGACGAGGACATGGAATTGACACCAAGCTCGGAGGGTTTATTGAAGCGACTGTTCCGTGATAAGGAAGATAGGCAGGGTGATGATGAAGAAAAGGAAGGCTTTTTCCGCAGGATATTTAAGGATAAgaatgaggagaggagagagagcctGCATGGAAGGCATGGGGATGAGGAAAGAGTGGGCAAGAGCTTAGAGGATGATGATAAAGAAGGGTTCTTCCGCAAAATTTTCAAAGATAAAAATGAGGAGAGGAAAGACGGAGGGCATAGTAAGCAACAAGATGATAAGGAAAAGACTGCTGGGAACATCGAAGATGACAAGAGGGATGGTTTTTTCCGGCAACTTTTCAAGGAGAAAAacgaagagaaaaaggaaggcACCACACCAAACAAGAAAGAGGAGGACGACAAAGGACACAGGACCATGGATGATGAAAATTTCTTTCGTAGGCTTTTCAAGGATAAGAATGAAGAGAAAAAGGGAGCTGCTCATGACAGGAATGATGATGATAAGTGTGAGGAAGGTGATAAGGAAAATTTCTTCCGCAAATTGTTTAAAGACAAGCATGAGGAGAGGAGAAGCGATGGGCTGGATAAACATGATGATGATGGTAAGGGGACTAGTGGTATTGATGACGAGGAAAATTCAGAGTTTTTGTCATTCCGCAGGTTGTTTAGAGTGCACCCTGAAGATGCTAAGAGTGGGCATATTGAAAGTAGTCAGCCTAACGGTATTTCTGAGGGTAGCCCAGGATCAGAGAGCTTTTTCAAGCGACTATTCCGAGACAGAGATCGCTCACTTGAAGACTCTGAGCTTTTTGGTTCAAAGTTATTGAAAGAG AAAAACTCTGTTCCCACTGGAAACGGTGATAAGCAAAGTGGCAAACCACCTTTACCAAACAACGCAATAGCAGAGCTTCGGAAAGGATGTTACTATGCTTCATTGGAGCTTGTGCAATCTTTGTGTGATACATCTTATGGCCTTGTAGACATATTTCCTATGGAAGATCGTAAGATTGCCCTTCGAGAA TCTCTTACAGAGATCAATTCACAGATTGCTTCTACTGAGaaaaatggag GAGTATGCTTTCCGATGGGAAAGGGCATATATCGAGTGGTTCATATACCTGAAGATGAAGCTGTTCTTCTTAACTCCAGGGAAAAAGCTCCTTATCTTATATGTGTTGAAGTTTTGAAAGCAGAAGCACCAAG TCACTCCAAAGGGTCATCAGATGTTAACAAATTGTCAAAAGGTGGGATACCCTTGGCTAATGGAGATGTGCAGTTGCCAAAGCCACCTCCATGGGCATATCCTTTGTGGAGTCGGCATGAAACACAAAATTATGAAACAGACAGAATGCTGAAGTCTACCTCTCAGGTTATTGACCAAGCTATGGCTCAATTGTGGGAGGCCAAAGTAAAATTTGTAAACGTTAGTTTCTCGGTTGAGAAACTTGGTCGTTCAAGGAGTGTTGCAATTTCTGATTCGGGACATAGGTCACGACAATCTACAGCAGATTCAAATGAGCCTTCAGGAGATTCCCAACCAATTGCTGATCAGCCTATTGAGTGGGTAAAGGTTACTTTATCTGCGGTTCCAGGAGTTAACAtggatgatgttgatgacaatGAACCAACGCGGAAGAAGGACCATCGCCGCGTTCCAAGTACAATTGCCATAGAGGAAGTCAAG GCTGCAGCATTGAAAGGAGAAGCTCCACCTGGTCTTCCACTGAAAGGAGTTGGCCAGAATGCTCAAAATATAGACTCTAAG GCAACTGATGGTGGAGATCCTAAACCAACTGATGCTTTGGCTGGTGAACTCTGGGCTgtcaagagagagagaatacGACGGTCTTCTGTTCATGGAAAATTACCTGGCTGGGATCTGCGTTCT GTTATTGTCAAGAGTGGAGATGATTGCCGACAAGAACACCTAGCTGTACAGCTTGTTGCACACTTATAtg ATATATATCAAGAAGCTGGTTTACCACTTTGGTTGCGACCCTATGAAGTTATCGTCACATCTGCATATACAGCGCTAATTGAGACTATTCCTGATACG GCGTCAATTCATTCCATCAAGAGTCGGTTCCCCGATATCACAAGTCTCCGTGACTACTATGTAGCCAAGTATGAAGAAAATTCTCCGAACTTCAAACTTGCCCAG AGAAACTTTGTGGAAAGCATGGCTGGATACTCAATCCTGTGCTACCTGCTCCAG GTCAAGGATCGTCACAATGGAAATCTCTTGATAGATGAGGAAGGGCATATAATTCATATTGATTTTGGCTTTATGCTTTCCAACTCTCCTGGAGGGGTTAATTTTGAAAGTGCACCATTTAAACTGACAAGGGAGCTTCTTGAA GTGATGGATTCTGATGCAGAGGGAACACCCAGTGAGTTCTTTGACTACTTCAAG GTTCTATGCATTCAAGGGTTCCTTACTTGCCGGAAGCATGCAGAGCGTATTATACTACTAGTAGAAATGTTGCAG GATTCCGGCTTCCCTTGCTTTAAAGGTGGTCCTCGCACTATTCAGAACTTGAGGAAGAGGTTTCACTTGAGTCTTACTGAAGAG CAATGCGTGTCTCTGGTGCTTTCACTTATCAGTAGCAGCATGGATGCATGGCGTACTCGGCAGTATGATTACTACCAGAGAGTATTGAATGGGATTTTATGA